In a genomic window of Carassius auratus strain Wakin unplaced genomic scaffold, ASM336829v1 scaf_tig00214281, whole genome shotgun sequence:
- the LOC113091747 gene encoding uncharacterized protein LOC113091747: MEMKLTGAISAFSGFVGVDTREVSMLEGDSVTLHTDVKANQQNRITFRWYFTGSQIAEITGDHTDICTDVQCEDAHGKFRGRLAMDHQTGSLTITNTKTTDSGLYKLQINSSKFSIIKTYSVSISGVFGYGAILQVFVKEGDSVTLHTDVEAIQQKDIKWYFNDIRVAEINEDLSFICTDVQCEDVNERFRDRLKLDHQTGSLTITNITNTDFGFYKVQINISSRISENIYFVAVYGVPAVKSDEMSVEEGESVTLDPGETKSPNDVMTWYFNDILIAEITGDQSKICTDDQCDERFRDRLKLDHQTGSLTITDIRTTDSGLYKLQIISSSGGTIVKRFSIIVGSFFSVDTCEAPVMEGDSVTLHPDVETNQQGRMRWYFNSIYIAEISKDLSEICTDVECNEGTERFRDRLKLDHQTGSLTITNITNTDSGLYELQIINSRISQKKFIVAVNGVAASERDKMKRKSVKEGESITFDPGEIKNPNYLKVWYFNYTRIAQISGDLRKICTDDQCDERFRDRLKLDHQTESLTITNTRTTDSGVYKLEITSCSNRNISITVIKSFCVTVSGSGLSSAEQEYALLLLFCCFLLQLLA; the protein is encoded by the exons ATGGAGATGAAACTGACTGGAGCTATCTCTGCATTCAGTG GTTTTGTTGGTGTTGATACAAGAGAAGTGTCCATgttggagggagattcagtcactttACACACTGATGTTAAAGCAAACCAACAAAACAGAATAACATTTAGATGGTATTTTACTGGCTCTCAAATAGCGGAAATCACTGGAGATCACACTGatatctgtacagatgttcagtgtgaaGATGCTCATGGGAAATTTAGAGGCAGACTTGCtatggatcatcagactggatctctgacaaTCACAAACACCaaaaccacagactctggactttataaactacagatcaacagCAGCAAATTCAGCATCATAAAGACATACAGTGTTAGTATCTCTG GTGTTTTTGGTTACGGAGCCATCTTGCAAGTTTTTgtgaaggagggagattcagtAACTCTACACACTGATGTTGAAGCAATCCAACAAAAAGATAttaaatggtattttaatgacatcCGAGTGGCTGAAATCAATGAAGATCTCAGTTTTATTTGCACAGATGTTCAGTGTGAAGATGttaatgagagattcagagacagactgaagctggatcatcagactggatctctgaccatcacaaacatcacaaacacagactttgGATTCTATAAGGTACAGATCAACATCAGCAGCAGAATCAGTGAAAATATCTACTTTGTTGCTGTATATG gtgttccTGCTGTTAAATCAGATGAAATGTCAGTTgaggagggagaatctgtcactttagatcctgGTGAAACTAAAAGCCCAAATGATGTGATGAcgtggtattttaatgacattctcatcgctgaaatcactggagatcagagtaagatctgtacagatgatcagtgtgatgagagattcagagacagactgaagctggatcatcagactggatctctgaccatcacagacatcagAACTACAGattctggactttataaactacagatcatcagCAGCAGTGGTGGCACCATTGTAAAGAGATTCAGTATTATTGTCGGTA GTTTTTTCAGTGTTGATACATGTGAAGCgccagtgatggagggagattcagtcactctacaccCTGATGTTGAAACAAACCAACAAGGCAGAATGAGGTggtattttaacagtatttacaTTGCTGAAATAAGTAAAGATCTCAGTGagatctgtacagatgttgaGTGTAATGAAGgaactgagagattcagagacagactgaagctggatcatcagactggatctctgaccatcacaaacatcacaaacacagactctggactttatgaactACAGATCATCAACAGCAGAATCAGTCAAAAGAAATTCATTGTTGCTGTAAATG gtgttgctgcttctgaacgagataaaatgaagagaaagtcagtgaaggagggagaatctaTCACTTTCGATCCTGGTGAAATAAAAAACCCAAATTATTTAAAGGTGTGGTATTTTAATTACACTCGCATCGCTCAAATCAGTGGAGATCTCcgtaagatctgtacagatgatcagtgtgatgagagattcagagacagactgaagctggatcatcagactgaatctctgaccatcactaacaccagaaccacagactctggagttTATAAACTGGAGATTACCAGCTGCAGCAACAGGAACATCAGTATCACCGTCATTAAGAGCTTCTGTGTTACTGTCAGTG GTTCAGGTCTATCTTCAGCTGAGCAGGAATATGCGTTGCTGCTGTTGTTCTGCTGCTTCTTGTTACAGCTGCTGGCTTAA